The region CCCTCAGGTAAACTCACCAGGAAAAAAACCAGCTTTACCCTCTTGAGACTTTATTGAGAGAATGGTGTCTCCTCCAGATGCCCAATCCTTAACCTTCAAAACACTTTTTAAGCTCAGAAACTCTGGGCCCACTTCTGGCCTGGGGCTCCTGACAGTTGCTATCATGGGGTCTGGGAGCTCCTGGCTCCTTGGGGGGCTGAAGGGGAGAATATTCTGCTCTCAGGCCCTCGGAAAGCTGggctctggggttttctgggGAACCAGGATCGGAGGAAGAGTCAAGGGGTTGAGATGTCCAGGTGATACCTGAGTTGTGCTCAGTGGGGACCAGAGGTTGGGGGCTCtctggagggctgggctgggtgggtgcTGTGTGGAGCTGGGAGCAGGGGCTCTCCTCAGCTCTGGGGTCTCCGGCTGCCATGTGGAGAGGGGAGAGATGCGGGATTTGACAATGAGGTTCTGTGAGGGTGGGCTTGAGGTCCTCTCTGCTGCTTGAGTCTGCAGAAGCTGCTAAAGACTGGGATGAAGAAGTGATTTCTTGGCTGGCCTCTGAGAGTGGCTGGGGAGCGAGGTTCTCCGAGGAGCTCGTGGTATCCGGAGGTCGGGGGTGTTGCAgagagggcaggtgggcaggcagggaacggggctggggctctggggtgTCCTCATCTGGCTGCCATCTTGGTCTTTCTGGTAAATTGggctggatgggggtggggagattaGCAAATTGCCAGActttgggtgggggaagggtggcaATTTGGATGGGCAGGTAGGGCAGGCTGGAGGGCTCACCAGACTGAGGCAGCTGTCCAGGTCCCCTCTGTGGCAGCAGTCTAGGCTCTGGCTGGGCCGCAGGCTGCTTGCCCTGGCGGGTCCCATGCTCAGACTGTCCAGAATCTCACCCAGCAGATCCAGTTCTTCCCCAGACCCCAGGAAGCTGCTGTCCAGAGCTTCCTCTGCCCACGAGTCCTGGGCATTCTCAGGGCTCAGTGGGATTGTTCTGGGTGAGGATGGGCAGTTTCAGATATCTGCCCAAGATCCCCAGCTGTTTGGAAATTTGGGGACCATCTTGCCCATGAGTCCTGGTCTCCCACTTCCAGCATTGTCCTCTTCCCTGCCTTTGAGCCTTACCTTTCCCGCAGGGACTCAGAAGATCTCTCTTCCAGCCGGAGTCTCCTGCTGGGGCGAAGGGGCCGGTTCTGCGAAGGATAGGTTTGGAGGGGTGGGGCCCCAGGAGCTACAGAGTCAGGGGACTGTGTAAAGGAGGGTGAGTATGAAGTAGTCAGCAGATACTGGGGtacaggaggagggaggcaagCTGTCTAGATGGAGATTGAGAATGGGAGGATGACTTGGTGATAATTCTAAGTGTGTGTGtcaggcaggggcggggcatcTTACCTGTCCAAAATGCTGGGTTATTGGCAGGCGCTGCTGCAAGTGATCTGAGCGACTGGTGAGGGACAGAGCCCTCATGGAACCTCCCCTCTGCAGGCCAGAATCCTTATCCTAGGGAGACAGTGAGCTGGGAGCCTGTTTCCCCATCCCCCCCATCCCGGGCCATTGGCCACAAGCCTTACCTTGTACATCAGGAGGCTCTGCACTCCCTTCAAGCCACTCTTGGCCTATGGTGAAGCCAAAACAATTAGATTCGAGGTGCTTTGACACTGGGCATTCAGGAACTCAGCCCTCTGCTCCCTCAGACAGCTGCATCTTGCCATCTATTCATATCTGTGTCTCACACATAcacctgtattttgctgtgtatgtgctcctgtgtataatgcacacctgtgtttctggcccaaactttcaggaaaaaatcctttaattttttatttcaatttttaatgtatttatacttagaaacaaaaccgatGATTGTATTCcagggtgttattttgcatatggatatcattactttctggagttacacttttaatacataagcacaaataaaagaattaaaaacatttatatagacacaGTATTAGTACTACCTGTGTATAAtgagcattcttatttttccctaaaaaatttgggcaaaaaagtatgcattatacacggcaaataTGGTATTCACAATTCCCCATACACAACCTAAGGAGTCAATACAAGTCTCTTGCCCCTTTTACAAATACAGAAGGAATATTCCTGGGACAATAATGCCCAAATGAAATGGGGAGTGGCAAAAGCAGaacatcataaaaatgtgttcaaaagCCAAGTGAAGAATAAAATTGAACAGACAATTTGATGCTGCAAAAGCTGGCCCCGGAAACTTGGGCTTGGGAGAAAACCCCGCAAGGGTGGAAGCAGGGTTCGCAGTGTCTGAGAGGGACCAAAAACCCCTGATGAATCTTGGCCATCAATTTTACGTAGCAAAGAGATTATCCCAACAGAAATGAGAATGGGGAATAGAAActaaaagtgggaaaaattgttAATGGTTTAACTACTGGTTtagttgataaaaatatttgcactTTAAATATGGGGTTAAAATGTCCTCTGTCACCCCAGTAAATGGCCTGTCTAGCCCAATATTACCGAGCGGTACATGTTTCTGACAGCTGGTTGGGTCTTGGCCTTGACGGAATGCAGGAGGGCACCACCACCTTTCTGGGAAGAGAACATCAAGAGAGGCTTGGCCATCTGGGGCTACCCCAGACTGTACTTCACCCCAGGGTGTGTGATGATGGACCagcccttctccctctctgtgccctaATTTCTTCACCTCTATAAGTGAGCAAATGATGACCCTATTTGGGGACTGTTGTGGGATTAAATTAATCCAATAATAAACGAAACAAGTGTTCAGTGTTAATACCTTTAGGTTGTCGGCCCAGAGCTGGTAGGAGCGAAGGGTGCCTGGAGTGAGGAAAGAACGTGGTCATGGCAGGCAGGCTCAGGTTGGGTgctgctggtggggtggggactctgggctgggtgctgggctcACCTGAGGAGGCCCCGCTGCAGGTGATCTCCTGCTCAAAGAGATCTGAGAAGCCCTCTCCTGTGTTAAGCTTCTGCAGCCGGCCTTCAATGAActgagggtgggggaaagggtCAGAGAGTCACACGCAGGGCTGCCACCAATACATCTGAATGTGAGGACTAGAGTCCTCTCGCCCTCAAGACGTAAAAGGCATTCCTGACTCCTGTAGGGTCCCACCCCAGGACCCAGGAGGTCTGGAGCCACCTCCGGAAACCAGAAGTccaacccttcccctcccccgccccctcaggaCCTGAGGTCAGGGGCCAGACCCCGCCCCTCACAGGGACCGGGAAGTCCGGTTCTGCCACTCCAGACTACACACCTCTCAGTGACCTGGAAGGGGTCGACCCCACCTTCAG is a window of Phyllostomus discolor isolate MPI-MPIP mPhyDis1 chromosome 8, mPhyDis1.pri.v3, whole genome shotgun sequence DNA encoding:
- the DENND1C gene encoding DENN domain-containing protein 1C isoform X2, producing MESRAESPHPAAVPPRLQGPVCAFLCPQEAMQMVPKFCFPFDVEREPPRHAVQHFTFALTDLTGTRRFGFCRLRAGAHSCLCILSHLPWFEVFYKLLNTVGDLLAQDQVSEVEELLSRLQQTLPETQTSVELGSGVMISSTPSILPPAPGNIRPLSCFVAPDSGRLPSIPENRNLTELVVAVTDENIVGLFAALLAERRVLLTASKLSTLTSCVHASCALLYPMRWEHVLIPTLPPHLLDYCCAPMPYLIGVHSSLTERVLEKGLEDVVMMNVDSNILETPFDDVQALPPDVVSLLRLRLRKVALAPGEGVSHLFLKAQALLFGGYRDALVCSPGEPVIFSEEAFLAQKPGSPLQAFHQRAVHLQLFKQFIEGRLQKLNTGEGFSDLFEQEITCSGASSGTLRSYQLWADNLKKGGGALLHSVKAKTQPAVRNMYRSAKSGLKGVQSLLMYKDKDSGLQRGGSMRALSLTSRSDHLQQRLPITQHFGQSPDSVAPGAPPLQTYPSQNRPLRPSRRLRLEERSSESLRERTIPLSPENAQDSWAEEALDSSFLGSGEELDLLGEILDSLSMGPARASSLRPSQSLDCCHRGDLDSCLSLPNLPERPRWQPDEDTPEPQPRSLPAHLPSLQHPRPPDTTSSSENLAPQPLSEASQEITSSSQSLAASADSSSREDLKPTLTEPHCQIPHLSPLHMAAGDPRAEESPCSQLHTAPTQPSPPESPQPLVPTEHNSGITWTSQPLDSSSDPGSPENPRAQLSEGLRAEYSPLQPPKEPGAPRPHDSNCQEPQARSGPRVSELKKCFEG
- the DENND1C gene encoding DENN domain-containing protein 1C isoform X4, with the protein product MESRAEGGPPAMFDWFFEAACPASLQEDPPILRQFPPDFRDQEAMQMVPKFCFPFDVEREPPRHAVQHFTFALTDLTGTRRFGFCRLRAGAHSCLCILSHLPWFEVFYKLLNTVGDLLAQDQVSEVEELLSRLQQTLPETQTSVELLSCFVAPDSGRLPSIPENRNLTELVVAVTDENIVGLFAALLAERRVLLTASKLSTLTSCVHASCALLYPMRWEHVLIPTLPPHLLDYCCAPMPYLIGVHSSLTERVLEKGLEDVVMMNVDSNILETPFDDVQALPPDVVSLLRLRLRKVALAPGEGVSHLFLKAQALLFGGYRDALVCSPGEPVIFSEEAFLAQKPGSPLQAFHQRAVHLQLFKQFIEGRLQKLNTGEGFSDLFEQEITCSGASSGTLRSYQLWADNLKKGGGALLHSVKAKTQPAVRNMYRSAKSGLKGVQSLLMYKDKDSGLQRGGSMRALSLTSRSDHLQQRLPITQHFGQSPDSVAPGAPPLQTYPSQNRPLRPSRRLRLEERSSESLRERTIPLSPENAQDSWAEEALDSSFLGSGEELDLLGEILDSLSMGPARASSLRPSQSLDCCHRGDLDSCLSLPNLPERPRWQPDEDTPEPQPRSLPAHLPSLQHPRPPDTTSSSENLAPQPLSEASQEITSSSQSLAASADSSSREDLKPTLTEPHCQIPHLSPLHMAAGDPRAEESPCSQLHTAPTQPSPPESPQPLVPTEHNSGITWTSQPLDSSSDPGSPENPRAQLSEGLRAEYSPLQPPKEPGAPRPHDSNCQEPQARSGPRVSELKKCFEG
- the DENND1C gene encoding DENN domain-containing protein 1C isoform X1, translated to MESRAEGGPPAMFDWFFEAACPASLQEDPPILRQFPPDFRDQEAMQMVPKFCFPFDVEREPPRHAVQHFTFALTDLTGTRRFGFCRLRAGAHSCLCILSHLPWFEVFYKLLNTVGDLLAQDQVSEVEELLSRLQQTLPETQTSVELGSGVMISSTPSILPPAPGNIRPLSCFVAPDSGRLPSIPENRNLTELVVAVTDENIVGLFAALLAERRVLLTASKLSTLTSCVHASCALLYPMRWEHVLIPTLPPHLLDYCCAPMPYLIGVHSSLTERVLEKGLEDVVMMNVDSNILETPFDDVQALPPDVVSLLRLRLRKVALAPGEGVSHLFLKAQALLFGGYRDALVCSPGEPVIFSEEAFLAQKPGSPLQAFHQRAVHLQLFKQFIEGRLQKLNTGEGFSDLFEQEITCSGASSGTLRSYQLWADNLKKGGGALLHSVKAKTQPAVRNMYRSAKSGLKGVQSLLMYKDKDSGLQRGGSMRALSLTSRSDHLQQRLPITQHFGQSPDSVAPGAPPLQTYPSQNRPLRPSRRLRLEERSSESLRERTIPLSPENAQDSWAEEALDSSFLGSGEELDLLGEILDSLSMGPARASSLRPSQSLDCCHRGDLDSCLSLPNLPERPRWQPDEDTPEPQPRSLPAHLPSLQHPRPPDTTSSSENLAPQPLSEASQEITSSSQSLAASADSSSREDLKPTLTEPHCQIPHLSPLHMAAGDPRAEESPCSQLHTAPTQPSPPESPQPLVPTEHNSGITWTSQPLDSSSDPGSPENPRAQLSEGLRAEYSPLQPPKEPGAPRPHDSNCQEPQARSGPRVSELKKCFEG
- the DENND1C gene encoding DENN domain-containing protein 1C isoform X6, with amino-acid sequence MISSTPSILPPAPGNIRPLSCFVAPDSGRLPSIPENRNLTELVVAVTDENIVGLFAALLAERRVLLTASKLSTLTSCVHASCALLYPMRWEHVLIPTLPPHLLDYCCAPMPYLIGVHSSLTERVLEKGLEDVVMMNVDSNILETPFDDVQALPPDVVSLLRLRLRKVALAPGEGVSHLFLKAQALLFGGYRDALVCSPGEPVIFSEEAFLAQKPGSPLQAFHQRAVHLQLFKQFIEGRLQKLNTGEGFSDLFEQEITCSGASSGTLRSYQLWADNLKKGGGALLHSVKAKTQPAVRNMYRSAKSGLKGVQSLLMYKDKDSGLQRGGSMRALSLTSRSDHLQQRLPITQHFGQSPDSVAPGAPPLQTYPSQNRPLRPSRRLRLEERSSESLRERTIPLSPENAQDSWAEEALDSSFLGSGEELDLLGEILDSLSMGPARASSLRPSQSLDCCHRGDLDSCLSLPNLPERPRWQPDEDTPEPQPRSLPAHLPSLQHPRPPDTTSSSENLAPQPLSEASQEITSSSQSLAASADSSSREDLKPTLTEPHCQIPHLSPLHMAAGDPRAEESPCSQLHTAPTQPSPPESPQPLVPTEHNSGITWTSQPLDSSSDPGSPENPRAQLSEGLRAEYSPLQPPKEPGAPRPHDSNCQEPQARSGPRVSELKKCFEG
- the DENND1C gene encoding DENN domain-containing protein 1C isoform X3, with the translated sequence MESRAEGGPPAMFDWFFEAACPASLQEDPPILRQFPPDFRDQEAMQMVPKFCFPFDVEREPPRHAVQHFTFALTDLTGTRRFGFCRLRAGAHSCLCILSHLPWFEVFYKLLNTVGDLLAQDQVSEVEELLSRLQQTLPETQTSVELGSGVMISSTPSILPPAPGNIRPLSCFVAPDSGRLPSIPENRNLTELVVAVTDENIVGLFAALLAERRVLLTASKLSTLTSCVHASCALLYPMRWEHVLIPTLPPHLLDYCCAPMPYLIGVHSSLTERVLEKGLEDVVMMNVDSNILETPFDDVQALPPDVVSLLRLRLRKVALAPGEGVSHLFLKAQALLFGGYRDALVCSPGEPVIFSEEAFLAQKPGSPLQAFHQRAVHLQLFKQFIEGRLQKLNTGEGFSDLFEQEITCSGASSGTLRSYQLWADNLKKGGGALLHSVKAKTQPAVRNMYRSAKSGLKGVQSLLMYKDKDSGLQRGGSMRALSLTSRSDHLQQRLPITQHFGQNRPLRPSRRLRLEERSSESLRERTIPLSPENAQDSWAEEALDSSFLGSGEELDLLGEILDSLSMGPARASSLRPSQSLDCCHRGDLDSCLSLPNLPERPRWQPDEDTPEPQPRSLPAHLPSLQHPRPPDTTSSSENLAPQPLSEASQEITSSSQSLAASADSSSREDLKPTLTEPHCQIPHLSPLHMAAGDPRAEESPCSQLHTAPTQPSPPESPQPLVPTEHNSGITWTSQPLDSSSDPGSPENPRAQLSEGLRAEYSPLQPPKEPGAPRPHDSNCQEPQARSGPRVSELKKCFEG
- the DENND1C gene encoding DENN domain-containing protein 1C isoform X5, encoding MESRAEGGPPAMFDWFFEAACPASLQEDPPILRQFPPDFRDQEAMQMVPKFCFPFDVEREPPRHAVQHFTFALTDLTGTRRFGFCRLRAGAHSCLCILSHLPWFEVFYKLLNTVGDLLAQDQVSEVEELLSRLQQTLPETQTSVELGSGVMISSTPSILPPAPGNIRPLSCFVAPDSGRLPSIPENRNLTELVVAVTDENIVGLFAALLAERRVLLTASKLSTLTSCVHASCALLYPMRWEHVLIPTLPPHLLDYCCAPMPYLIGVHSSLTERVLEKGLEDVVMMNVDSNILETPFDDVQALPPDVGEPVIFSEEAFLAQKPGSPLQAFHQRAVHLQLFKQFIEGRLQKLNTGEGFSDLFEQEITCSGASSGTLRSYQLWADNLKKGGGALLHSVKAKTQPAVRNMYRSAKSGLKGVQSLLMYKDKDSGLQRGGSMRALSLTSRSDHLQQRLPITQHFGQSPDSVAPGAPPLQTYPSQNRPLRPSRRLRLEERSSESLRERTIPLSPENAQDSWAEEALDSSFLGSGEELDLLGEILDSLSMGPARASSLRPSQSLDCCHRGDLDSCLSLPNLPERPRWQPDEDTPEPQPRSLPAHLPSLQHPRPPDTTSSSENLAPQPLSEASQEITSSSQSLAASADSSSREDLKPTLTEPHCQIPHLSPLHMAAGDPRAEESPCSQLHTAPTQPSPPESPQPLVPTEHNSGITWTSQPLDSSSDPGSPENPRAQLSEGLRAEYSPLQPPKEPGAPRPHDSNCQEPQARSGPRVSELKKCFEG